A genomic region of Ovis canadensis isolate MfBH-ARS-UI-01 breed Bighorn chromosome 9, ARS-UI_OviCan_v2, whole genome shotgun sequence contains the following coding sequences:
- the CALB1 gene encoding calbindin, with product MAESHLQSSLITASQFFEIWLHFDADGSGYLEGKELQNLIQELQQARKKAGLELSPEMKTFVDQYGQRDDGKIGIVELAHVLPTEENFLLLFRCQQLKSCEEFMKTWRKYDTDHSGFIETEELKNFLKDLLEKANKTVDDTKLAEYTDLMLKLFDSNNDGKLELTEMARLLPVQENFLLKFQGVKMCGKEFNKAFELYDQDGNGYIDENELDALLKDLCEKNKQDLDINNIPTYKKSIMALSDGGKLYRTDLALILSAGDN from the exons ATGGCAGAATCCCACCTGCAATCATCTCTGATCACAGCCTCACAGTTTTTTGAGATCTGGCTTCATTTCGACGCTGACG GAAGTGGTTACCTGGAAGGAAAGGAGCTTCAGAACTTGATTCAGGAGCTCCAGCAGGCGCGGAAGAAGGCTGGTTTG GAGTTATCACCTGAGATGAAAACTTTTGTGGATCAGTATGGACAAAGAGATGATGGAAAAATAGGAATTGTAGAG ttgGCTCATGTGTTACCCACGGAAGAGAACTTCCTGCTGCTTTTCCGATGCCAGCAGCTAAAGTCCTGTGAGGAATTCATGAAG ACATGGAGAAAATATGATACTGATCACAGTGGCTTCATAGAAACTGAGGAGCTTAAG AACTTTCTAAAGGACTTGCTGGAAAAAGCAAACAAGACTGTTGATGATACAAAACTAGCTGAATATACAGACCTAATG CTGAAATTGTTTGATTCAAATAATGATGGAAAGCTGGAATTAACTGAGATGGCCAG ATTACTACCCGTGCAGGAGAACTTTCTTCTTAAATTTCag GGAGTCAAAATGTGTGGGAAAGAGTTCAATAAAGCTTTTGAGTTATATgatcag GATGGCAATGGATACATAGATGAAAATGAACTGGATGCTTTACTGAAGGATCTGtgtgagaaaaataaacag GATCTGGATATTAATAATATTCCAACATACAAGAAAAGTATAATGGCTTTATCGGATGGAGGGAAGCTATACCGAACGGATCTTGCTCTCATTCTCTCTGCTGGTGACAACTAG